A single window of Camelus ferus isolate YT-003-E chromosome 7, BCGSAC_Cfer_1.0, whole genome shotgun sequence DNA harbors:
- the LOC102510697 gene encoding olfactory receptor-like protein OLF3 — translation MGTDNQTWVREFILLGLSSDWNTQVSLFVLFSVMYLVTVLGNFLIVLLIRLDSRLHTPMYFFLTNLSIVDVSYATSIVPQMLVHFLAERKGIPPVSCAAQLFFSLGLGGIEFVLLAVMAYDRYVAVCDPLRYSVIMHGGLCARLAVTSWVSGSVNSLLQTTITFQLPMCTNKYIDHISCELLAVVRLACVDKSSNEVAIMVSSIVLLMTPFCLVLLSYIKIISTILKVRSTEGREKAFHTCASHLTVVVLCYGMAIFTYVQPSSSPSVLQEKLVSVFYAILMPVLNPLIYSLRNKEVKGAWQKLLGQLSGLTSKLAT, via the coding sequence ATGGGAACGGATAACCAGACTTGGGTGAGAGAGTTTATTCTCCTTGGCCTGTCCAGTGACTGGAACACGCAGGTCTCTCTCTTTGTCCTGTTCTCAGTCATGTACCTGGTCACGGTGCTGGGGAATTTCCTCATTGTTCTTCTGATCAGACTGGACAGCCggctccacacccccatgtatttcttcctcacCAACCTCTCCATTGTTGATGTCTCTTATGCCACAAGCATCGTCCCTCAGATGCTGGTGCATTTTCTTGCAGAACGTAAAGGAATCCCACCTGTGAGCTGTGCAGCCCAGCTATTTTtctccctgggcctgggtgggATTGAGTTTGTTCTCCTGGCAGTGATGGCCTACGACCGCTACGTGGCTGTGTGTGACCCCCTGAGATACTCGGTCATCATGCACGGAGGGCTCTGTGCTAGGTTGGCCGTCACATCCTGGGTCAGTGGCTCTGTCAACTCTCTCCTGCAGACCACCATCACCTTTCAGTTGCCCATGTGCACAAACAAGTATATTGATCACATATCCTGCGAACTCCTAGCTGTGGTCAGGCTGGCCTGTGTGGACAAGTCCTCCAATGAGGTTGCAATCATGGTTTCTAGCATTGTGTTGCTGATGACCCCTTTCTGCCTGGTTCTCTTGTCCTACATCAAGATCATCTCCACCATCCTCAAGGTCCGGTCCacggaggggagagagaaggcctTCCACACCTGCGCCTCTCACCTGACAGTGGTTGTCCTGTGCTATGGCATGGCCATTTTCACTTATGTCCAGCCCAGTTCCAGCCCCTCTGTCCTTCAGGAGAAGTTGGTCTCTGTCTTCTATGCCATTTTGATGCCTGTGCTGAACCCCCTGATCTATAGTCTCAGAAATAAGGAGGTGAAGGGGGCCTGGCAGAAACTACTAGGGCAGTTATCTGGATTAACGTCAAAACTGGCAACTTGA